One Sus scrofa isolate TJ Tabasco breed Duroc chromosome 10, Sscrofa11.1, whole genome shotgun sequence genomic window carries:
- the ATP6V1G3 gene encoding V-type proton ATPase subunit G 3, with protein sequence MTSQSQGIHQLLQAEKRAKDKLEEAKKRKARRLRQAKEEAMAEIDQYRMQIDQEFRQKQAKIMGSQSNISEEIEAQALGKIKELSRSYSNSMESVINQILGMVCDVKPEIHANYRIDN encoded by the exons ATGACCAGCCAGTCTCAGGGCATCCACCAGCTCCTCCAGGCCGAGAAGAGGGCCAAGGACAAGCTTGAGGAAGCCAAGAAGA GAAAAGCGAGGCGATTGAGGCAAGCCAAGGAGGAGGCGATGGCAGAAATCGACCAGTACAGGATGCAGATCGATCAGGAGTTCCGACAGAAACAGGCTAAG ATAATGGGCTCACAGAGTAACATCTCAGAAGAAATAGAAGCACAAGCACTGGGGAAGATAAAAGAACTGAGTAGAAGCTACAGCAATTCCATGGAAAGTGTGATCAACCAGATTTTGGGCATGGTCTGTGATGTGAAACCAGAAATCCACGCAAACTATAGAATCGACAACTAA